The following proteins are encoded in a genomic region of Liolophura sinensis isolate JHLJ2023 chromosome 7, CUHK_Ljap_v2, whole genome shotgun sequence:
- the LOC135469951 gene encoding sugar phosphate exchanger 3-like translates to MINNRYDAEGRPSRLSHKLHSCVVFVLTFFSYALFHATRKTFSNVKKTVSSEWTPSFQNSSVPRLKPDYLWNAHHMYATEKDAEPFLGGLDTAFLISYAVGLYISGMLGDRFNMRLVLSFGMCSSALTVFMFGVVTEWTHLYNPYIYMATWILNGLFQSTGWPTVVAVMGNWFERSSRGLVFGLWSACASVGNILGAVMAANVLNYGYEYTFLLTSSVLFCGGIAIFFGLLSSPKDIGLPVADDDNPPTCSIINDADRAPLLDDENEECETTVQTSAAKSVKAVSFFTAVCLPGVALYSLSYACLKLVNYSFFFWLPFYLSSAYNWEETKADQISIWYDIGGIIGGTIAGFISDCVRKRAVVVIPMLILAIPSLLIYSASSGDTVTNAALMSVVGFFIGGVANLVSAAISADLGRQEELKGSKEGLATVTGIVDGTGSAGAAIGQILVPVIQLNLGWHAVFYVFIIMTFLTGVCIFPLFLRECKDLCTCNLRYSWYTGLTRRKPTRLEPGIVNHSDPEDDVDDPVS, encoded by the exons ATGATTAACAACAGATACGACGCGGAAGGAAGGCCATCGCGCCTGTCTCACAAGCTTCATTCATGCGTCGTATTTGTCTTGACATTCTTCAG ttATGCGTTATTTCACGCAACAAGAAAGACATTTAGTAATGTGAAGAAGACTGTCAGCTCTGAGTGGACACCATCATTTCAGAATAGTTCTGTACCAAGATTAAAACCAGATTAT TTGTGGAATGCACATCATATGTATGCAACAGAGAAGGATGCAGAACCATTCCTTGGGGGACTTGACACTGCCTTTCTCATCTCTTATGCTGTT GGCCTTTATATAAGTGGAATGCTGGGTGATAG atttAATATGAGACTGGTTCTGTCATTTGGGATGTGCTCTTCTGCACTAACA GTGTTCATGTTTGGAGTTGTCACAGAATGGACTCACCTGTACaatccatatatatacatggccACCTGGATACTGAATGGACTGTTCCAGTCGACTGGTTGGCCTACTGTTGTGGCTGTAATGGGAAATTGGTTTGAAAGGTCAAG TCGTGGTTTAGTCTTTGGCTTGTGGAGTGCCTGTGCCTCTGTGGGTAATATTTTGGGTGCTGTGATGGCTGCCAATGTCCTAAACTACGGCTATGAG TACACCTTTCTGCTGACCTCTAGCGTCCTTTTTTGTGGTGGAATAGCCATTTTCTTTGGACTACTCAGTTCCCCAAAGGATATAG gattACCAGTTGCTGATGACGACAATCCACCAACATGTAGCATCATCAATGATGCTGATAGAG CTCCCCTTCTAGATGATGAGAATGAAGAATGTGAGACTACAGTACAGACTTCAGCTGCAAAATCTGTCAAAGCAGTGAGCTTTTTCACAGCAGTTTGTCTTCCCGGTGTTGCTTTG TACTCCCTGTCTTATGCCTGTCTCAAGCTCGTGAACTACTCGTTCTTCTTCTGGCTCCCATTTTACCTAAGTAGTGCCTATAACTGGGAAGAAACAAAAGCTGATCAGATATCAATTTGGTATGATATAGGAGGCATTATAG GTGGAACAATAGCTGGATTTATTTCA GATTGTGTAAGGAAGAGGGCAGTTGTTGTTATTCCAATGCTGATACTTGCCATCCCCTCGCTCCTTATTTACAGTG CTTCCTCTGGTGATACTGTGACAAATGCAGCTCTAATGTCAGTAGTTGGCTTCTTCATTGGGGGCGTGGCAAACCTTGTTAGTGCGGCTATATCAGCTGATCTAG GTCGGCAGGAGGAGTTAAAAGGAAGTAAGGAAGGGCTAGCCACTGTAACAGGTATTGTGGATGGCACTGGGAGTGCTGGGGCGGCCATTGGACAG attctTGTGCCTGTTATTCAGTTAAATCTAGGTTGGCAtgctgtgttttatgttttcatcatCATG ACGTTCCTGACAGGTGTTTGCATTTTCCCACTTTTTCTGAGGGAGTGTAAAGATCTCTGTACGTGCAATCTGAGATATTCCTGGTACACTGGTCTCACTAGGAGGAAGCCCACAAGACTAGAGCCAGGGATTGTGAACCATTCAGACCCAGAGGATGATGTGGATGACCCAGTGTCATGA